The genomic window AAGCAGAGGTCAAACCGCCTGATTTTAAAACGCTTGATGCAATTTTAGTCACCCATGGTCATGACGATCATTTGGGAGATGCGGTCGAACTGGCCAGGCTGACCGGGGCAGTCCTGATCTCCAATTTTGAATTATGCCGGTATGCGGAGACCTTTGGGGTGAGGGTTCATTCCATGCATATCGGGGGTAAGCACGTCTTTCCGTTTGGAACTGTAAAGCTGACTCAGGCCGTTCATGGTTCCGGGATCGAGCAGGCTGACGGAACCTGTCTGTATGGTGGTTTGGCCTGCGGTTTTCTGCTTCAGCTCGAGGGCAAGCAGCTTTACCATGCCGGGGATACCGGTTTGTTCGGGGATATGAAGCTTATTGGCAGCCTGACGGAAATCGATCTGGCTATGCTGCCGATCGGGGATAATTTTGTGATGGGGCCGGAAGATGCGGCCGAAGCAGCTCAGATGCTCCAGGCCAAAGTCGTGGTTCCGATGCATTACAATACATTTGAGGAAGAACAGCAGGATGCCAAGGCCTTTCTCGCGCTGCTAAGCAGAAAAGCACCGGAGAGCAAGGGAATGATTCTTGAGCCGGGACAGTATATGAAGTTGTAGAATCTAAAGGGCATTAATGCAGCGCAGAATCATATCAAGAAAGCTGGAAGACAAAGCAAATTTATGATATAAAAACCGATATTGATCATAAGATTAGACAGATAGATATGTTTCAAAGAAAATCCTGTAACCTTACAGGATATTTTTTGCTTTTCAGGGCAAAAATAGACTGTAAGGAGATGAAAACAGAATGAGAACCAAAGATTGCGCGAAAGAATGCATTTATGCTGTGGACGGCGTCTGCCGTCTGGAAAACAACCATGGGCTGAAAACT from Dehalobacter sp. includes these protein-coding regions:
- a CDS encoding metal-dependent hydrolase → AEVKPPDFKTLDAILVTHGHDDHLGDAVELARLTGAVLISNFELCRYAETFGVRVHSMHIGGKHVFPFGTVKLTQAVHGSGIEQADGTCLYGGLACGFLLQLEGKQLYHAGDTGLFGDMKLIGSLTEIDLAMLPIGDNFVMGPEDAAEAAQMLQAKVVVPMHYNTFEEEQQDAKAFLALLSRKAPESKGMILEPGQYMKL
- a CDS encoding cleavage protein, whose amino-acid sequence is MRTKDCAKECIYAVDGVCRLENNHGLKTPECPNRDGSLAAVSIL